GAAGAAGCCTTGACTGCCCGTCCAATCATTCTTCCACCCCAATCATAATATTCTTCAGGAGATGAACGATAGGATATGTCTGACATGTCTGATTTAAATCATAATAACAACAATGAACACCCTGATTTTAACGGAATCAGCGGAGGAGAAAAACTACAGGCACTTCGTGATCTGATCGAACTAACCGATAATCACCTTACTCAGCAAGTTCTCGCTATTGGCATGGATACACATGAAGAGGATCTCATCCGTATCGAAGCATGGCGAGCTTCATTCGAAACAAGGAAGTAATAATCAATAAACCAAGTTTACCCTCCCCAATTTCCATAATTTCGTTATAATGGTAAGCAAGACACCATGTTATTGGAGGAGAATTATGGAAACGGAAGCTTTACGCAACGTGGAACAACTAGCTCTGAAGAAACACAAGATTTACAAACAAAGTTTAATCAGGTACCTCGCACGCTCCATGCTGGCCAGTATGTTTATCGGATTCGGCGTCATCGTGGCGTTTAAGACAGGTAACTTCTTTTATATGGAGCAGTCCCCGTTTACCTATCCGATGGCGGCAATTACGTTTGGCGCGGCCATCATTCTGATCGCCTATGGCGGGGGTGACCTGTTCACGGGCAATACGTTTTATTACACGTATGCGGCGCTGCGCAAGAAACTGCGCTGGTTCGAAGTGATCAAGCTGTGGATTGCGAGTTATAGCGGTAACCTGATGGGCGCAGCTGTGTTTGCCCTGTTAATCTACCTGACCGGATTGTTCGACTCGTCCCAGGTGAACGGTTTTCTGTTAAGCGTGGTAGAACACAAAATGGAAGTTCCAACCATGCAGCTCTTTTTCCGGGGAATCCTGTGTAACTGGCTTGTATGTATGGCGTTTTTTGTCCCGATGTTCATGAAGGAGAATGGAGCCAAAATGTTTGCCATGATGCTCTTTGTGTTCTGCTTCTTCATCTCGGGATATGAGCACAGCATCGCCAATATGTGTACGTTCGCGATTGCACTTGTGCTGAATCACCCGGGGACGATCTCATTTGAAGGTGTGCTTCACAACCTGGTTCCCGTGACCTTGGGTAATCTGGTGGGTGGTGTGCTGCTGATGGGCTTCATGTATTATGCGGTGAACAAACCGTTTCTGGATGAAGAGACGCATTAATCTCTGGCAAAAAAAGCCCTCCTTCCGGCCCGGTCCTTCGACCGTGGCTAATCGGTAAGAAAAAACCAAAACACCCCGGCAACCTTCCATCTCAGCGAGAAGGTTGCCGGGGTGTTTCTCTATGGGCAGGCTCACGGATAAGCCGCCTGCGAATCCCATCCGTGGCTTAGAAGTAATCCCGCCACGGAGTATATTCAATTTCGTTGTCGCCGCGCGTGACCACGATCATATTTTCCATTTTGCCCGTTTCCTTATTGGTACGGTAGATCATCGTACGTGTCTCGCCTTCTTCCGGCACAGAGAACAGGAACTTGTCCGCGACGAGGGATGAACCGAGTCCTGTCGCATGTTCGGTGAAGGCAGAGCCCGTCTTGCTTGTGAGCAGCAGACCAATGCCGTAGGCTGTAGCCGTTTGTGCCACTTTGCCAAAGAGATGCTCGCCTTGACTGGTCGTGTGCGTTTGCTCCGAATACTTATACTTTTCCGTATCTTTGGTATAGTCCACCACATTGCCCTGTTTATCCAGACTGATGCTAGTCGTTTCTCCCTTGTCACTTTTCACCTGATACGTACCCACGATGGAATCCTCGGTAATTTTCACCGTCTTGCCCGTATTGGGGTCAGTCTGATAGATTACATCTTCATACTGAAGCCGAATGATGTTCATGCTGGCCTGAATCTGCTGCGCCAGTTCTTCGTCACCCATCTCTTTGGCTTTCTTCAGCATTTCCTCATAGTTCTGATATTTCTCGGCATCCTTCTCATCCCATTCATCCATGTTCTTTGGTGGGCCTGACGTTTTGTCTAGATCATCGCCTTTATTTTTGCTCATGGTTGATAGCGCCCGCGCTGCGGTCAGCGCCGTCATGAGGGCCTGGCTCACCGCCTCTTCATCCGTCGTGCGGAAACGCTCGGCAATTTTCTTAAGCTCCGACTGAATGGACAGCACCAGTTCCAGAACAGATTTCATCGTGCCTTGAGCCGTTGAATAATCGTTATAGAAGCGTTCCCGTTCCATCCCATCCCAGTTGCTGCGCATGAAACTCATTTTGCCGTCCAAAGTGGACATGAATCCCGATAATTGCTGATGTGCCTGAGCGAACTGCCCACTGACCGTCTCCAGTTGTTCCGGTGTCACCTTAATTTGTGTCATCCTGCACACTCCTCACCCTGGTCATTTATAACTGATGGTCTATCCATTACGACAATCTCTCGGCCTCTTCCTGTTTGATCTCCAGATGCAACAGTGGAAACGGATTACCGGAACTATCCAATTCAGACCGCCCCATCTGTACAAATCCCATCTTTTCATAGAATCGGGCTGCCCCAGTATTCTGCTCATTAACATCCACCTTGAGGTGACGGCCTTTGATTTTGAAGGCATGGTCTATTAGAAGACGTCCTAGACCCTGTCCGTGTTGGCTCGGATCCACAAATAACATCTCGATAAAGTTATCATCCACACCAATAAAACCCACGGGTTGTTGCTTCGTATTGAGCGCTTCCCAAACCTCGACTTGTCTTTGTTGCAACACATCACTCACCACTTTTTTGTAGAACTGAATGTGATGCTCTTCCAAAAACGTATGGGTTGCCCGAACAGCACTCTCCCAGATCTCAACCAACTTGTCATGATCCTGTTCCCGATATGCAGCGACTAACATGTCCAATGTATGCTCCTTCTCTATTAAAAGTAAAAAGTTATGTAAAAGCCCGATCCTGGGATCGGACTTGTTTAATACATCAAATTTGAAATAACTCTACGTTTATTTTATCATGTTCATCATTCAATCTGTACCCATAATTTCCAATCATGAGTCAACGTTCTACCCCCGTTTTTGGCTTCCAACGGAAGGTTGCTGCCGATTGGGAAGGCAGTATATATCGAAACGAATCTCCATCTATGACTACATCAAAGGAAACTTCTGCCTCACCCGTGTTAGCTGCAACCAGCACCATCGTTCCATCCGGATTGCGGAAGGTTACGTTCTCGATCTTGCCCTGTTCTTGCGTGGAAGCAACTCTCACAGCTCCCGGACGTACATAACGGCTGATGTGGCCTAACGCATAATACTCGATATTTCTAGTGATTTCATCACTGTCGGGGTCAATCGTCACAACCCCACGACAGTTCTCACAGCCACCGTTCGTGGGTCCACCTTGCGGATCGAGTGCGATGTTCCAGAGCAGTACATTTTTCGCCCAGTTGCGAGGTGCACCAATGATGAGATTGGACATCTGCCAGCTCAGATTCTCGCCAAAATCAGGACTCCACTCCCCACCACTACATTCGGTAAAATAGATATTTTTGTCCGGGAAGCGCTCATGCACTTCCGACATGGCAGATGGATCACCTGCATAACAGTGAAAAGCAGATCCATCGATATAAGCAGCAGCCTGCTCATCACCAAGCACCTTGCTGGTATATTCGACCGCCTGATCCCAGTTATGATCATACGCGATGATTCGCGTATCCAGTCCCGCATCCTTTAGCGCCGGGCCGAGATAATCCCGAATGAACATGGCTTGTTCTTCGGCTCCCATACTCATACTCGGATATTTATCCGAGGTGAACTCCGGTTCATTTTGCAACGTGATCCCGTAGATGGGAATGCCCTTTGTCTGATACGCTTTGATATATTTCACAAAATATCTCGCGTACGCTTCATACACCTGGGGATCGTTGTAATTCAGATACCAGCCGTTAGTGGTCTTCTCCCCGTACTTCATCCAGGCCGGGGCCGTCCACGGTGTGCCCAGCACTTTCAGATCCGGTTTGAGCCCAGTCACATGCTCCAGCATATTCACGACTTCCTGATCCTTTTCGATCGAAAAGTGTTCCACCTCATAGTCCCTGCCGGACTCGATATCATCATAGGTATAACTTGAAGCCGCGCCTGATTCATCTACCGAATAATCGGAGACACCAATCGTATGACGCACCATATCCATGTTCAGCCCTTCTGTTGTAAACAGTTCCTTCAGCAGTTGCTCTTGTTGTTCCTCTGGAAGCTCGTTGATCAGATGTGCCGATGAACCCGTCATCGCTGCGCCAAATCCATCCATAGTCTGATACGTCTTGTCCAGGTCAATCTGTATGGTAAACGCCGACGAAGACGTGTCTGACTCCTGCGTTGAAGAAACTGAAGAAATTGTGTCTGCATCATGGTGATCGGTAATTGGAATGGGCTTCTGTGGCGTAAGCAGATTTTGCTGATCTCCCGTGGTTAACCAGACTTCGACCGTTCTCTGTTTATCCACAACCGGTGGCGGAGCAGGTTGTTCACTTCGGTTGAAGATAAGCCAGATTCCTATACAAACACAACAAACGGCGATTAACAGGTTAATCCATCGTTTGGGATGCTCTCGCCAGCCTATGTCCATCACGCTTCACTCTCCTTCCATTGTGGAAAAAGCCGCGGCCACTAGGCCACGACTCATTTTCCTAATCTATATGAATTAGAACAAACTGCATTTCGGACAGATGAATTCCATGGGGAGAACTACTTTTCGATCTCCCTTATTGCACTTTTATTTACCAGACTTGCTTCCGATATTCACACTACCTGTCAGACGAATATCATCGGATGCGCTGCCGACATACACTTGAACTTTACCCTTAGGCATTACCCATTCATGTGATGCTTCATCCCAATAGGACAGTGCGCTGCGATCCAGTTGAATATTGACCCGTTGCTGCTTGCCTGCTTTGAGATCGACTTTCGCCCAGCCAGCAAGTTGCTTCTCTGGCGTTTCAACTTTGGTTGGCAGATTGCCGACATAGACCTGTACAACTTCCGCACCTGAAACTTTACCGGTATTACGCAGGTTAAGGGATACTTCTACGGTTTCCTTATCACCTTTACCAGTGTTCTTCACATGCAGATTACGATAATTAAAATCGGTATACGACAACCCGTGTCCAAAGGCGAACGCCGGTGTCATGCCTTCTTTGTTATATCCTTTGTACCCTACAAAGATACCCTCGGAGTAGTTACCCACCCCATTCACACCCGGGAATTGTTCCGCAGTGGATACCGGGGTCTGGGAATCATCTGATGGGAACGTCACCGGCAACTTACCGGATGGATTCACATCACCAAACAGCACACGTGCCACTGCATTACCTTGTTCCTGACCTGCATACCAAGCCTGAACGATGGATGGTACTTCTTTTTGCCAAGAATCCATTTCAACAGCACGACCACTCATTTGTACAACGATCGTTTTTGGATTGGCTGCCGCTACCTCGCGAATCAGCTGCTCCTGGTTATTTGGCAGTTCCAGATCGGAACGGTCGACATAACCTTCACTGTCATACGTACGTGTCACGACAACCGCGACATCTGATTTTTTGGCCAGATCGACTGCTTTTTGCATTTTGGCATCCACAGCATCTTCAGGAGCTTCCCAGCCGAAACGAACTTGGGCTCCCATGTCATTACTGGATTGTACCGGGAAATCTGTACGATATTCAATCCGAATGTTGTGAGACTCGCCTTCTTTAAGTGTAATTTCTTTCTTTGTAGTGCCCAGTGTCGTACCTTGATTGTCTACCAGCAGCTGGTCATCCACGTATAGTTTTGCAGAACCCAGACTGGTCAGAGACAGTTTGTAATCACCTGTTTTCGGTGCCTTAATGGAACCTGTCCAACGAGCAGACATCTTGGCATTGAACTCCGTTGGTGTCGTTGGAAGCTTGGATGACTGTGCATTGAAGCCTTCATAGTTGTAAAATCCAAGATTCATGTTGACCTGATTATCTGTACGAACTAGAGAAGGATTGCCTTCCATATCTTTGTTTGTCCAGTATTCGGCACGCAATCCGTTTTTCGCATTGTCTGAACCACTTTCGTTAGCACCCGCTGGAGACAAGAGCGTGGATGGTACCGCGGACGGTCCGTTAAACGCATCTCCTGCCGAGATCGGATCGGTTCCGGCTGCATATTGCACATCTACACCGTTTCCTGCACGGTTACGAATCCCTTCAAGCGGGCTCACCGTATAGGTCGGATTAACGAGACTGCTACCACCACCGGCTGCGGATGCGGTATCCGCATCGGGTCCGATCACTGCAATGGACTTCAGATTTTTGCTCGACAGTGGCAACATGTTGTCGTTGTTTTGCAAAAGAACCATGCTCTCTTCTGCAATTTCACGTGCCTGTTTGCCGTCTTTCTTGGCATTAATTTGTGTATTCGTTACAGGGTTATCGAACAGCCCTTTCTCGAACATTTGAAGCAAAATACGTCTGACCTTCTCATCAATGGTTTGCTCGCTCACTTCGCCATTATTCACGGCTTCCAGTAGCTTACTTCCCCATTTGCCGTAAGGCTCTCCAGGTGTCTCCAGATCCAGACCCGCATTAGCAGATTTGGCCGTGCTGAAGTTTGCGCCGTAGTCACTCATGACGAACCCTTCGAAGCCAAACTGATTCTTAAGGACATCTGTCAGCATCTCTTTGTTCTCACAAGCATATGTACCGTTCACCTGGTTAAATGAACACATAGCCGAACCAAGATCCGCTTTTTCGACCATGGCTTGGAACGGACGCGCATAGACTTCCTGAATCGCACGTTCACTCGCTGTAGCATTGGTCGTGAAACGTTCCGTCTCCTGGTTGTTCAGGATGTAGTGCTTCGCTGTAGCGATAACCGGATTACTTTGAATCCCGTTCACATACGCTGCACCCATGCCGGAAGCCAGCAACGGATCTTCACCCAGGGATTCGAAGTTACGGGAACCCCATGGGGTACGTGCGATATCCAGACCAGGGCCCAGTACTACATTATGTGTTGTGTCATGGGCTTCCTTCCCGATCAGATCGCCATATTTCTTGGCAAGATTGGTATCCCAGGAAGCGGCAAGCGCGATGGGTGCAGGCAATGCCGTGGACTTTTTGTCCTGCACATCCGGGTTAGCCACACGTACCCCTGCAGGTCCATCTGCCATCTGTAATGCCGGAATGCCGAGGCGCTCCAATCCATCATTATAGAAACCATAATAGTTATTTACTTTACCCGTTACGAATCCAACTTTCTCCTCCAGCGTCATCTCCTTGAGCAGCAGATCGGTGCGTTCTTCCGCAGATAGAGATGTGTTCATCCATGGCCGATCGGCTCCGGATTCCGCCTCCGCGGCGAAGGCGTGTAACGGCATAGCCGCAACCGCCACGATGATTAATAGCATAAACCATCGTTTGAGGAAAATCAGATTGAGTCTTCTGTTCATGTTGTAAGCTCTCCTTCTCTCTTGATCATTTTTCTCGCATACATCCTGAATACATGTATACAAGGGAATGCATACTGGTTTGATCCCAGCCTTTCAAGCATTCAGGTCGTCCTGCACATGGCTTCTGAAACTGCAGCCTGCAAGCAAGTCAGCAGATTTCGCTTCCTAACGATAGCCGACCTATTCATGAATTACATCCACTTAAATTTGGTAAATGACCGATTAGAAAGAGCCTAGTTCTTTGGAATCACCATATTAATAATTCATATAACAAAACAAGAAAACGAATTATTTACATTTTCCGTAACTACTTTCGAACAAATTCTTTACTTTTAAAAACAGTCAGTTCGACCCACTCCCGATCAACCAATTAATGCAATTAATTATCAGATTAAGGAATATGATTAGACGATCTGGGTCCTAAGACTATTTGAAACCGGAACCAATCCGGCCCATTGAAATATCCAAAAATATAAAAGCAACTGAGGTCCCTTTTAACAGGTTCCTCAGTTGCCTTTATGTTTGGATTTCTCCATATTGTTCACTTGTCACCCCTGATTCTTGTTCTACACTCATTATATTGAGATTCCGAGTTACATTGAAAATCGGAGCAACAAATAAAAAACCGCCCCACAAGGCGGTTCACTTCTAGTTTGTTCACTTCTAGTTCTGTAACTGTGCAAGAATCTGCGGGTCCTTAATCTTTTTATCTTCAGCGAGCAACATCACTTTGGACAGAATCTCAGCTGTTCTCGGATCTTCATCGAGGAATGGCAGGAAGATTCGACCCCGATGCTGACTGTGCACCGGTACGATATGAAGTGCACCAGTGGCTTGTTTGAACACATTACCACTTCCCAGATGAACAGCATACTCACCCAATTCACCATCAATTCGTGCGTAATTCCCGTCCAGACGTACATTGTCGATCTTCAGCAGACGTAAAGACTCGTTCACAATGACGTGGCGCATCTCGATTGTTGTCAGGCTGGCTTCCGGATCTACGCCTCCTACATGTGCAACGCTGACCACCAGATCGATATCACGCATGACTTCGGAGAAGAACGTCAGCGGCACATCTTGCAGCGCTACAGGTTTGTAGCTCTTGCGATCGTAGAACTGCACCGTCTCCAAGGTAGGTGCCTCGGTATCTGCTGGTGAGAACCAATCTGCCATGGCATAAAGATTCGCAATCAGATTGTGCTCGTAACTTACCTTCTGCAGACCTTCCTCATAACTGACAGTCCATTGGCGTCCTTTAAGCAGAGCTACTGCTTTTTTCGGTTGAATCTGATACCCGGCGTATCGACGAGACACCGTACCATTAGCTAATTCGTCCTCGTTAGGAAGATATAGCTCACGGAATACCTGCTTGAACGGCTGACGCTCCTGACGGGTGAACAGATCCCGCTGGAATTCACTCCAGCTTCCGCTCTGATACAGATGAAGCGGATGAGCAATCAAAAGTTGATCCTGTTCCGCTAATGCATGGATCGTACCCTCCGGCCCTGGAGCAAGCAAACCACTGGACGATACATCGAATCTTCCCGTCTTGTCACCTGACTGGAATACAAGTGTTCTTACCAGCGGATGTATAACCGGATTTTGCATCAGACTGGCAATTTCCTGACGTGTAAAGGACGTTCCGGCAGTCATCGAACGTTCCAGCTCCTGTCGTGCCCGGCGATACTGATCCACCAGATCCGATTTGAGCTCTTTCAGTTCAGCGATATATCCATCTTTTTTGAACCGGGCAGGTACAGATTTGAGTGTCTTGCCTTTGCTAACGATAACCATCTCGGGTTGGCCTTCCTCATCAATGACCAATTGTGCCGTCGTGTCAGCATCCAATGCATGAGGTTCAAAGAAGGATTTCATCTCATCCAACTTGCGTGCTTCCATGTCCCACATCAGCCGCGTAACATCGGCATAACCTGCATTACGGGCAAGGTTGCCCAGTGCAATCTGTGATGCCACACCTTCGCTGGCACGGCGTTGTGCACCGAATTGTTTGCTCTGCATCAGGAACTTCTGAATGAAGTCGTATCGCTCACGCAAATCCTGTTCGCGATTTACAGCGAATGGAATCAAACTGTAGGTTAACAAATGATCCTTGTTTCGCTTGTCTGACACGGACTCACACATATCGTCCAGTCGAAGCTTGCCCAGTGCAGCATCTGCGAACAATTGGGATCTGCGGTGGTTAGATCCCCCGGAAATGTACTTGGCACAATCGTATAACAGATTGAACCGTTCCTCCCCGACAGCAGCATAGGCTTCTTCAAACCAAGCGATATCAAACGCACCTTCATTAAAGTCCTGTGGTGAGATTGGAGAATAGTGAGCCACGATGGTTTCTTTCTCCGCAGTAAAGCGTTCATTAATATGAGCATGGAAGTACCAAGCTGCACTGCGTAGACCTTCCCATCCCAGATGTTTCGCTACAATCTCCATCCACTGCGGGGCGTACATGGCTGCTTCCAGCAATTTTTTCTCATTCACCGGATACTTCTGGAGCAATTCCCCAAGACGCTTCTCATCTTCTCCATCCCGTGGATGACAATTCTGAATTAGATAGCTAAACGTCTCTTTACGTGTTGTGTTGTCTCCATAGCTATAGATATATCCACGGACAAATGTATCCTGATCCATCGCCGAGACCAGATGTACCCAGTGTTCCATGCCTTCAATTCGTTCCAGTTTCATGGCAAGTGTACTTACTTCTGTAGAGAGTTCTCCCCGGGTCAGCTCGATCTCCAGAATCCGATTAACGACCATATCCCGTAAGTGAATCAGCTTCGGATCACTTGCGATCCCTTCTGTACGAGTGGATGTTAAGCTCCGAATAAACAACAGACGATTCCCACCGACCAGCACCTGTCGATATATCTCTTGATCATCAATCAGGTTCAACTGGTACGCACGCAGGAAATCTTCAAGTGACAGTAAAGACAGCGGTTGACTACTCTCTACAAGACTGGTGAACTGGTAGGCTGTCTGGAAGAAACGTTTGAAGCTGTTGTCGTCATGGATTTTGCCCCGAACTACATAATTCCAAGGTCCAGTCAGAATATGAAGCATGCCTGACTCTTTCTCGAGTCGATCAGCAGGCATACTCGCGATAATGGAGGCCCAGGTTTTCTCAGCTATCTCAAACGTGTCGATCGGATCACTATCCAGAAATGCCGCCGATATCAGTGCCACTACCTGATCCTTATACGTTAACGAATCCAGCATCTGCTGCAGCTTTTCGATGTCATCCAGAGGATAGGTCTGTTCAGCAAACGTCTTGCGCCAGCCTTCCAGTAACGGAATCTTCTGCAATTCGTCATAGCCATACTGATCATGGAAGTAACTGTAATGGTCGCTCAATTTGCCATTGAAATCCCGGAGCTGTATACCCATATACAACTGCATTAGTTCCACACTGCTAAATCCGGCATGTTGAATATAGTTCTCCCATACGTCATGAAGCGGGAACTGTTCCATCTGCTTCATTTCATTCCGCTCTCCATACGGAACCTTGGAGCGAAGATTCGCTCCGACTAACAATGTGTCTTTATAGCCAGCGTAGTATTCCACTTGATACTCATAATCCCTGTGTTCATGCACTAATTCACTAAGTCCCTCCAGAAATGGTCTGGTCTTATCCAGAGAGAGTGTAAATATATCCTTCGGATTATGGCCCTTGAGATCACGCTTCTCATCCAGCAATGGCTCACGTCGCTTCGGATCAAATAAACCAAATCCATTAGAGGCTGTGTAACGACTCCCCTGATCGGTCAGCTTATCCAGCAGTTTCTGTTCCTTGGCAGTGGGTGTCTCAATCAGCTGCGCCAATGGCTGCAATTGCTCCTGCTGATCTATCCGCTCTGGATCTGCCGCAATCTCGGTCAATAATTCGAGCGCACCCAAGCGCTGCAGTTCACTCTTGGCCTGCAAAAGTCGCTTCAGCGAGACCGCCAATTGGTCCACGGGTTGCAGTAACAATACATGAATGACCTTCTGACGAAGTGAGCCTGTTTTGAGCTTCATCAACGCCTCCATCTGTTTCATCTCATCAACCGTCAACGTGAGCAGCTTCGCTTTGGCGAGTGCACTCTCCCGATTACTGATGCTTTTATCAGACAAGCTCTCAAACACAAACTGTCTTTGTAACTCATTATCAGGATGCTGAACAAACTGGGACAGCAGTTCTCCACGCAGTTCCGGGCTTAAACGGTCCTTGATTGCAATGACTTCGCCGATCCATTCCGGGTCCATATCATATGCAGCCAAATATAACATTTTCTTGGCTACATCATCCGTATCAATCCGGTAGTGAACATACTCAAGTACACCCGATGGTCCACCTGACCCGCCTTTTGGAATGGCAGCCAGCATCTGTTTGAACCGATCAAAGTCCTGACGCC
The nucleotide sequence above comes from Paenibacillus sp. W2I17. Encoded proteins:
- a CDS encoding acetyltransferase translates to MLVAAYREQDHDKLVEIWESAVRATHTFLEEHHIQFYKKVVSDVLQQRQVEVWEALNTKQQPVGFIGVDDNFIEMLFVDPSQHGQGLGRLLIDHAFKIKGRHLKVDVNEQNTGAARFYEKMGFVQMGRSELDSSGNPFPLLHLEIKQEEAERLS
- a CDS encoding WXG100 family type VII secretion target translates to MTQIKVTPEQLETVSGQFAQAHQQLSGFMSTLDGKMSFMRSNWDGMERERFYNDYSTAQGTMKSVLELVLSIQSELKKIAERFRTTDEEAVSQALMTALTAARALSTMSKNKGDDLDKTSGPPKNMDEWDEKDAEKYQNYEEMLKKAKEMGDEELAQQIQASMNIIRLQYEDVIYQTDPNTGKTVKITEDSIVGTYQVKSDKGETTSISLDKQGNVVDYTKDTEKYKYSEQTHTTSQGEHLFGKVAQTATAYGIGLLLTSKTGSAFTEHATGLGSSLVADKFLFSVPEEGETRTMIYRTNKETGKMENMIVVTRGDNEIEYTPWRDYF
- a CDS encoding glycoside hydrolase family 30 beta sandwich domain-containing protein, which encodes MDIGWREHPKRWINLLIAVCCVCIGIWLIFNRSEQPAPPPVVDKQRTVEVWLTTGDQQNLLTPQKPIPITDHHDADTISSVSSTQESDTSSSAFTIQIDLDKTYQTMDGFGAAMTGSSAHLINELPEEQQEQLLKELFTTEGLNMDMVRHTIGVSDYSVDESGAASSYTYDDIESGRDYEVEHFSIEKDQEVVNMLEHVTGLKPDLKVLGTPWTAPAWMKYGEKTTNGWYLNYNDPQVYEAYARYFVKYIKAYQTKGIPIYGITLQNEPEFTSDKYPSMSMGAEEQAMFIRDYLGPALKDAGLDTRIIAYDHNWDQAVEYTSKVLGDEQAAAYIDGSAFHCYAGDPSAMSEVHERFPDKNIYFTECSGGEWSPDFGENLSWQMSNLIIGAPRNWAKNVLLWNIALDPQGGPTNGGCENCRGVVTIDPDSDEITRNIEYYALGHISRYVRPGAVRVASTQEQGKIENVTFRNPDGTMVLVAANTGEAEVSFDVVIDGDSFRYILPSQSAATFRWKPKTGVER
- a CDS encoding glycoside hydrolase family 3 C-terminal domain-containing protein, with the protein product MNRRLNLIFLKRWFMLLIIVAVAAMPLHAFAAEAESGADRPWMNTSLSAEERTDLLLKEMTLEEKVGFVTGKVNNYYGFYNDGLERLGIPALQMADGPAGVRVANPDVQDKKSTALPAPIALAASWDTNLAKKYGDLIGKEAHDTTHNVVLGPGLDIARTPWGSRNFESLGEDPLLASGMGAAYVNGIQSNPVIATAKHYILNNQETERFTTNATASERAIQEVYARPFQAMVEKADLGSAMCSFNQVNGTYACENKEMLTDVLKNQFGFEGFVMSDYGANFSTAKSANAGLDLETPGEPYGKWGSKLLEAVNNGEVSEQTIDEKVRRILLQMFEKGLFDNPVTNTQINAKKDGKQAREIAEESMVLLQNNDNMLPLSSKNLKSIAVIGPDADTASAAGGGSSLVNPTYTVSPLEGIRNRAGNGVDVQYAAGTDPISAGDAFNGPSAVPSTLLSPAGANESGSDNAKNGLRAEYWTNKDMEGNPSLVRTDNQVNMNLGFYNYEGFNAQSSKLPTTPTEFNAKMSARWTGSIKAPKTGDYKLSLTSLGSAKLYVDDQLLVDNQGTTLGTTKKEITLKEGESHNIRIEYRTDFPVQSSNDMGAQVRFGWEAPEDAVDAKMQKAVDLAKKSDVAVVVTRTYDSEGYVDRSDLELPNNQEQLIREVAAANPKTIVVQMSGRAVEMDSWQKEVPSIVQAWYAGQEQGNAVARVLFGDVNPSGKLPVTFPSDDSQTPVSTAEQFPGVNGVGNYSEGIFVGYKGYNKEGMTPAFAFGHGLSYTDFNYRNLHVKNTGKGDKETVEVSLNLRNTGKVSGAEVVQVYVGNLPTKVETPEKQLAGWAKVDLKAGKQQRVNIQLDRSALSYWDEASHEWVMPKGKVQVYVGSASDDIRLTGSVNIGSKSGK
- a CDS encoding DUF4132 domain-containing protein, producing the protein MKQALHDIIYGDNQTALLTHEMIKGIFMSDQADAYQMVGELLVAARLQEGLRQSIVERMDEGTLEAYIYILKIIIDNNLIRFSSVVRALAVWTGIGIEAANQRVAAQFIEQAYQALVQPEVREAWQQEANANKLFISLWATAVIEENELKSKIIEIMDQGQLYQKIVAQYVLANSQNRELRLDITRRYLEAQDTELMHWIVTNYDAMYMYNWSFENGENQRSVYVWPLPSLGDKGLRRQDFDRFKQMLAAIPKGGSGGPSGVLEYVHYRIDTDDVAKKMLYLAAYDMDPEWIGEVIAIKDRLSPELRGELLSQFVQHPDNELQRQFVFESLSDKSISNRESALAKAKLLTLTVDEMKQMEALMKLKTGSLRQKVIHVLLLQPVDQLAVSLKRLLQAKSELQRLGALELLTEIAADPERIDQQEQLQPLAQLIETPTAKEQKLLDKLTDQGSRYTASNGFGLFDPKRREPLLDEKRDLKGHNPKDIFTLSLDKTRPFLEGLSELVHEHRDYEYQVEYYAGYKDTLLVGANLRSKVPYGERNEMKQMEQFPLHDVWENYIQHAGFSSVELMQLYMGIQLRDFNGKLSDHYSYFHDQYGYDELQKIPLLEGWRKTFAEQTYPLDDIEKLQQMLDSLTYKDQVVALISAAFLDSDPIDTFEIAEKTWASIIASMPADRLEKESGMLHILTGPWNYVVRGKIHDDNSFKRFFQTAYQFTSLVESSQPLSLLSLEDFLRAYQLNLIDDQEIYRQVLVGGNRLLFIRSLTSTRTEGIASDPKLIHLRDMVVNRILEIELTRGELSTEVSTLAMKLERIEGMEHWVHLVSAMDQDTFVRGYIYSYGDNTTRKETFSYLIQNCHPRDGEDEKRLGELLQKYPVNEKKLLEAAMYAPQWMEIVAKHLGWEGLRSAAWYFHAHINERFTAEKETIVAHYSPISPQDFNEGAFDIAWFEEAYAAVGEERFNLLYDCAKYISGGSNHRRSQLFADAALGKLRLDDMCESVSDKRNKDHLLTYSLIPFAVNREQDLRERYDFIQKFLMQSKQFGAQRRASEGVASQIALGNLARNAGYADVTRLMWDMEARKLDEMKSFFEPHALDADTTAQLVIDEEGQPEMVIVSKGKTLKSVPARFKKDGYIAELKELKSDLVDQYRRARQELERSMTAGTSFTRQEIASLMQNPVIHPLVRTLVFQSGDKTGRFDVSSSGLLAPGPEGTIHALAEQDQLLIAHPLHLYQSGSWSEFQRDLFTRQERQPFKQVFRELYLPNEDELANGTVSRRYAGYQIQPKKAVALLKGRQWTVSYEEGLQKVSYEHNLIANLYAMADWFSPADTEAPTLETVQFYDRKSYKPVALQDVPLTFFSEVMRDIDLVVSVAHVGGVDPEASLTTIEMRHVIVNESLRLLKIDNVRLDGNYARIDGELGEYAVHLGSGNVFKQATGALHIVPVHSQHRGRIFLPFLDEDPRTAEILSKVMLLAEDKKIKDPQILAQLQN
- a CDS encoding formate/nitrite transporter family protein produces the protein METEALRNVEQLALKKHKIYKQSLIRYLARSMLASMFIGFGVIVAFKTGNFFYMEQSPFTYPMAAITFGAAIILIAYGGGDLFTGNTFYYTYAALRKKLRWFEVIKLWIASYSGNLMGAAVFALLIYLTGLFDSSQVNGFLLSVVEHKMEVPTMQLFFRGILCNWLVCMAFFVPMFMKENGAKMFAMMLFVFCFFISGYEHSIANMCTFAIALVLNHPGTISFEGVLHNLVPVTLGNLVGGVLLMGFMYYAVNKPFLDEETH